ttcagtaggtctttgctgtttatccatttcaaatataacagtgtgtacaagTCGATCTCCAACTCACTACCTGtctccaccccctctcccccccacccccccgcccccaaccggCAGTGtcgttaaaaaaaaagaaatctgggaGCCCTCCTAACCACTTCCGGTCTGGAGCTGCTTGATTCCAAAtgatttttgctcaaataaacctttaaaattaaaacaaaaatttaaaaaatctgttaaaaCCTGTCCTCTTTGAGGACTAGCCTTCAGTTTCCCCTGAGACCCAGAATCTGGCTGATCCTTGGGGCGAGGCAGCAGGGCAGCGGGGAGGGAATTGGGCCGCACACTGAATAACAGATGCCCAGGTCAGGACCGTGGCCAAAGGGACACAGCCCGGGGCTCGAGAGGGGAGTACCGTGTCCCTGGGTCCCCTCCTCCGGAAGAGGAGAGCCTGGCCTGGTGCCCTTGGCAGACGGAGTGGCAGGTGAGGTCACAGCGGGTGACAGCGCTGGCGTCGGCGAGACGAGGACGTCGTGCTGATCCCTGGAGAGGTCTCAGGGAAACACACCCCAGCGGCGCGGATGGGGCCGTGCCCGGGGCCGGGGGCTCCCCTCAGGGGCACAGCGGTCCGGACTTCACGAGCTCCGCCCGCACACTCCCAGACGAACTTCTTCCAAAGCGAAACCCGGCCTTTCCCGGGATTGTCAACTCTTCCAGCGGACTCCCGAAAATGAGGTGGAAGAAGCATGATTTGGGAACCTGGCCTGCGGCCGTCGGGTCCCTGGGCCCAGCGGGCGGGGGACGCCCTCTTGGCGCACGGACGTAGCTCTGCGGTCAGGGGTCGTGCGGACTGTGGGAGGAAGGCCCGAGGGGGCCGGCCGTGACACCGCGTCCACCGCCAGCCGGGCCGCAGGGCCGAGGGACCCGCAGCGCGGAGCCACCCCGCCTCCTCCCCGCGGCTGCGGGAGCCGGAAGCGAGCGAACGCCGCGCCCACAGCAAGTCCCGCCCGGCGCCGCGAGCACTTCCCGGAGCTCTCGGAAGCTCGAGATGGGGGGCCCGCAGGGGGCCTGCCCGGGGCAGGAGTCCGTGGAGAGGAGACCCCAGGAGCCACTGGGCTGAGCCTGAGAGCCTCGGGGCGGTGCACCTACGCTCGGACCGGCGCGCTTCCCTGGAGCTGTCCGAGGTGCTGGATAGCAACTGGCCGTGGGACCTCGGAGAAGCGGGCGGTGAGGCAGAGACAGCCTGGGAGGGAAAGGGCAAGGAGGCCCGGCGCGTAAGGCCCTGAGCGCGGTAGGAGAGACTCTGGAAAGCAAGCAAGGGACACCACCCGACTCATGACTCAGAAGACTCtggtggagggggtgggaggcGGAGGCGAATTCTGGGTTGTTGGGGTGGCCCAGGGGAGGAATGGCGCATGCTGGCTTGGTCTGAGGTGAGAACGTTACTGTCCGCTGCTGAGGCATGTCCACGATCCCTGCGACCAGTTGAAGGAACCCAGCACTTAGGAAAAAACTGCAGGGGCGAGGAGACGGCCTCTAGCGTGACCACCACCTTCAAATCCTGAGGGCTCTTCCTCCACTGAGTACAGCCAGGCTATGACAGGCCCAGAGGGCAGGACTGGGAGGGCTGGTGCTGGAGGGCAGACCGCGGTCTCAGCCAGGCAGTCCAGAAGTGCCGGGCCCCCTTCCAGATGGTGTCTGAGTAGGGCTGGGACCGTCGTCCATGCAGAAACACCTGCTTTGAGGGGCTGGGTGAGCCCATAGGCCCCCAAGCCTGGCACACTATCAACATCACTGGGGGTGTTGGAGCTAAATCCAGATTCCCTGGCCCCACCCCGGATCTACTGAAACTGTCTTCCCTGATGTGGGGTCTGGGAATCTGTTTTTCAGCAAGCTCTGACCCCAGCCTTGGAGATGCTCCTTTCTCAGGAGTCTGGGTCCGGCCTAACCCCTCGTCCAGTTCAGACTTATGAAGATACTGAGGTAGTCCCATATGGAATGATGCATTGCAACTGACAAAGACAAGCACGTGGACAATAACGGTATTGAAAATGTGGGCAGAGGAACTTGTGGTTCTGTCTGCTCATCCCAGCATCCTGCCACCAGCCATGGGTATGACTTTGAATCAGGCTGAATGGCAATCTCTGAGCCCATCTCCCTGGTTAGAGCCCCTAGCCCAGGGATGGACAGCAAGTGGCCTAAGACCCCAGCAGAACCCTTCTCTGGGATGTTTCCCTTACCCTCTAGTGGGTAAAATAGAAGCAAATAGGTCTGGGGCTCCTTTGAGCTCTGGTCTGCATCCCAGAGAGAATGAGGCCTCATTCTCTCATCCCAGGAGGAATGAGGCCAACTCTACAACATCAAGTATGATCTTATCCTTGCTAATGATGTttgattttatgtgtcaactggACTGAGCCACAGGGTGTCCAGATATATGGTCAAATATTATTCTGGGCAAGATGGCCATCTGAgtcagtagactgagtaaagtGCTTGGGTTCCTCACCGTCACGTGCATGGGTCGCAGCTGAGACTGCATAGGACAAAAAGGCCAAGGAACAGTGAACTCCTGCCTGACTGTTGAACTGGGGTGTCAGTCTCATTCTGCCTTTGGACTGAAACACTGAATTTTCCTGGGTCCCGGGCCTGTTGGCTTGCAGACTGGAGCTACCCCATCGAtgctcctgggtctccagcagcCCCCTGCAGGTCTTGGGGTGTCTCAGCCTCCGTAACCTCACGAGTGGATTCCTAACCTACCCGTCTCTCCAACTGCCTCTGCTTCTCTGGAGAGCCCTAACCAGtatctttttttcctaattagaAAAATTTGGAGATTAACTTGTCTAACCTTACAGTTAAATGTAGAGTTGGGCTTTAAATTCCAGTCGATTTTCATAGCCATCATGGTACACTGCTTCTATTCgtgtaaaaataaaaaccccCTGTATCCAACTGAAGTCTCCAGGTTTAGGTCCATTTTTGTTATTTACTGACCCACATGCACATGCAATCTGCACCACACCCTGCGCAGAGCCCAAGATGGTGATGAAGTCAGCTCCTGGGCCTCCTCTCATCTCCATCAAGTACAAAGAATTTATTCAGGACAGGGCATGTGATGCTGGCTGTGCCAACCAGGAGGGCGCGCAGGCAGGAGCCCTTCACGAGAATGCCGCCTCGAGCCCAGGCTGCTGCCGCCTGTCCCCAGCGCTCTCTACTCCCGGTAGTGGACCCTCTGGTGCTGGATGAGCTGGGAACTCTGGCCGAAGGCCTTGCCGCAGGCGCCACAGGCGAAGGGCTTCTCACCCGTGTGGGTCCGCAGGTGCCGGAAGAAGTGCGAGCGGCCGCGGAAGGCCTTGCCACAGTCGGGGCACTCATAGGGTTTCTCACCCGTGTGGATGCGCTGGTGCTCGATGAGCACCGAGCTCCAGATGAAGGCCTTGCCGCACTGGCTGCAGGCATACGGCTTCTCGCCCGTGTGCAGCCGCTGGTGCCGCACCAGGTTGGAGCTCTGGCTGAAGGCCTGGCCGCACTCGCCGCACTCGTACGGCTTCTCCCCGTTGTGGACGCGCAGGTGCTGTGTGAAGTGCGAGCTGTGGCTGAAGGCGCGGCCACACTGGCCGCACTCGTagggcttctcgcccgtgtgGATGCGGTGGTGTTGGATGAAGCCCGACCAGCCGCGGAAGCGCTTGTCGCACTCGTGGCAGGCGTagggcttctcgcccgtgtgGATGCGCTGGTGCTTCAGCAGGAGCGAGTTGTACTTGAAGCTCTTGCCGCAGGCCTCGCACCTGTGCGGCTTCCCGCCCCGTGGGCCGCCCTGCTGGGTCCCGAGCCCCGAGCCCCGGCTCAGGCCGCCCGCCAGCTCGGCCGTGCGTCCCGGGCTGCCCTCCGTCCCGGAGGCCCCCTGCGACCCGAGCCAGGTGTCTCTCTTCTGGGAACGGGGCCCAGCCCTCGGTGTCTGGCCTGCTGACCGCTCCAGGCTGGGCTCCTGCCCAAAGCGGTCCCCACCCCCGGGTCTGCGGGGAAGGCTCCTCAGCAGGGTCCTCAGCACGCCTCCGGCCTGGTGCACCTCGTCTTCAGGACCGTGCGGGCTGGGAGACGACGGGGCCTGCTCCGGCTCCGACTCAGAACCTGAAACGAGTGGCGGAGGGCCCTCAGAGGCCGTCCCTCACTGGACCCCGTCCCATCCCGGGTGCCTGCGCCAGGGTGGGAGCGGACGGGACGTCGTGGGTTGCTCGGGGGCGGGGCGGACAGGAGGTTCAAACTCGGAGCCAAGCAGAAAAGCCCCTGCTCCCGAGGATGCTGGTCCGGGATGCCAGCGCCTGCCACGTCCTCTCCGAGGAGGCGCCTGTCCAGGCCCCTGCGGCCCCTGAGCTGCTTCAGGGACCCCCGGGAGACACCACAAGGGCTTCTCTGGGGGAGAGGTGAGGTAGGGTGGGGCAGCAGAGAAATGAGGGGCTAAGCGCCTGGACGGGTGAAGCCAGATCCAGGCCTTGGGGAGAAGGGGATGTGGCCAGAGCTTGATTTAGGGGGCTAGAGGAGGTGGGGGGAAGTACACTGGGCAAAGGGGGGCCAGGACAACTCCCCAAGCGCCGGCCTGGCGTGCCAGTGGTGCTGGGGCAGACACTACCTGGACAGGCTGGGGCTACAGGGGCCTGGGCAGCACTCACAGTCAAGACAGCGGAGAAAACAGGATGGGCATCAGTGGGGACGGGCTGTGGGGCACGGAAGCGCGCTCCGAGCCAGGGACAAGAAGGGCCTGGGGGCCTGGCTGTGTGGTGGGCATagccaggagcctggtgggcagcagctgCAGATAGCTGTGTTGCGGGCAGGGCCCTGGTTCGGCCTGCTCACTCACCTGACCAGCAGGTGTCTCTGCAGATCTGGACCTCTGCCACCTCTTGGAAGTCCAGGTCTGACGGCTCctgtgggggctgggagggcacCTCAGGGCTGCTGCTGGGGAAGCCTGGGGGTCACAGGGGGCTGGGGCTCATTTCCCCCTCCTCTGGAGGCTCCTGAGAGCCACAAAGGGTTGGAGTGTTCAAGAGACGGGTGTGTGAGGGGCCCGAGACACCACATGGCTGCCCTGCAgtggggaggcaggggctgggccTGGAGCGCTGGCTGCTCTGGGCTGCTGTCACTCAGCCTTCACCCGCTGTCACTCAACCACGTGAAGTCTGGGGCTGGCCAGGCCCGGCCTGCTAGGTGGACAGCCTGCTCATACGGCCACATCCTGACACGGCCTCTCAGAGCTCAGTGCTGTGTCCCCCTATGCTGGGCACCTCCAGGGTGGTTGTGATGGAAGGCTTACAGCTTGGCCTGAAGGCAGGCCACCCTCAACTAGCAACAGGGACAGGCCTGGTTGACCCTGGCCAGGGCCCCAGGCCTGAGGCTCAAGTGAACAGTGTGCTGATGTGGCCGGTGCTCCAGGGGGAAGGCGGTGGGTAATTTTTTGGCTCAAAGTTTTCTGCGTAAAACAGCCCAGAAGTGTGTTGTTGGGCCTGGACACACTTGTAGGAGAGGAGcagttgggggcggggggcgggggggggggaggtggTTGGCCACTGGGTACCTAGAATTCAGTCTCAGGCGCCAGCCAGGAGCACCTCTGGGAAGACTGCCTCCTGGCCAGgggcccctccctcctccagcctgcGGACCCCAGGGGTCCAGCCCCCCATCTGCAGGGCACTAGTCCCTGAGGGGCTGCGCCAGGCCCGCCGCCCAGCCCAGTGCAGCGCGGTTCCGCTTTAGTCTCTGGGAGCTGCAAGTGAAGAGGGGCTGAGCCCTGCCCCACACCTGCACCCCCCACCCAGCATCCCTGCCAGGGACCAGGCCCCATCCCCTCGGCCCATGCTGCTCCCTGCCCCCCTCGAGTTGACCAGGGCTCCCCTTCTAAGGACACCCTCTGGTCCTGCCTGGTGTCCAGCACTCTGCTCAGCTGCAGGTTCAGAAATGGTCCttgaggtgggggggtgggtcaCTGGGCTCAGGCCTGGCTGTGTCTGAGGGACCCCAGGCCTGCCAGGGTGGATCTCCCGAACTCTCTTTCTGGCCCATCTCACCAACTTGGACCCGGGAATCAGGAGGCTGGGGCTCCAGAAGTCCTGGCCTCGCTGGCTGGAGGGCCCTGGGCAGGTTCCTGAGATGCTGGGGCTTTCCTGCAGAGGCCTCTGTGGACCCCTGAAGAGTGAAGCCTCAGCAGCAGAGGAAAGGCTCAAAAGTCTGAGGGGTTCTCTCTGCCCTGGAAAACAGCCTGGATGCAGTGGGGAGGGGTGAAGCCCCACTCCCTCCTATCGGGCAACCCTCAGGCACCTCAGGGCACCTGGACATGGCTCAGAGCACCCAAGACCAGCCTCTGGGCCCGTGCTGCCCATGGCTGGGCGAGATCAAGTCAGGGGCAGCCCTGCTCTGCAGGGGCTTGGGGACCAGCCTTCTTATCTTCAGGGCAGCCCCCCCCCGCGAGTCCTGTGTCCTGCTGGTCTGCCGCCCCGGGGAGGAGCCGTGGCGCGCTGGGCCCACAGGGGCGTCGAGGGCAAGCGCTTCAGCCAGGCTGTGGGGTCTGGATTCTGCTGGTCTCCACTGGCTCAGGTCTGGGCTTCCAGGTCCCCATCAGAGATGTGTCGACAGGAGGTCCTACTCTCCAGGCTGGTGTGAGGGTGACATGAGGAGCTGGAGGTGAAGTGCAGGCCCCCAGGGGCAGCGTGGGGGCCCTGAAACCACTGTGTGCCCAGGGGGCGGGGTCTGGGCTCCTTGAGGGCAGCGCCAAGCTCCACACCCACTGCACACGCCCTAGCCTGGCCCATCACAGGGCACGCTGGGAGTTCCTGCTCGTCCTCGACTGGCCCGCTATCTCAGCTGTGTGCGACGTCAGGCTGCCCCCATGACCTCCGTGGGCTTCACTGTCCCCGTGTGCTCAGTGCCCACCCCCGGCCTCCTCTGTCCCCACACAGAGCCCTAAGCGCACAGCCGGCACCCAGCCCAGCCGCTGCTCAGCCCTTCTCAGCTGCCATAACATCACCTGCTATAATGCCAGGACCTGCCAAGAGTGAGAACCCTGGGCACAGAGTGGGCCCTGGGCACAGTGCCAGCTCTGCAGGACAGTGGCACAGGCTCAGACTTGCCCTGAGAGTGATGGGACACATCTGGGCTCCCATCCAGCTGCCACCAGCATCTGTGTCCTCCACTGCGAGAGGTGTGAGGCCAGGCCTCCTGTGGAACGCGGGGCACGGAAGGAAGCCCTGGACTCTGATGACTGAGTGTGAGCAGGGCCCCGGGGCACCACACGCCACAGGGCTGGGGCGTCCTCCCCAACCAGCTGTTGGCTATTTCCACACCTGGACACCCCCAGATCCTGCTGGGGGCTGCAGCAAGGTTGGTGGCTCCATCCGCACAGGGGTCCCCACCCAAACCAGCTTGCCCAGATCTCTAGACACTATTTCCCTGGCATGGGAGCAATGGCTGGAAGAGAGAGACAAAGTGACTTGCTTCTGTCACACAGGCCTGGCCATCAAGGCTGCTTTTTCTGCAGCCCTGATGCCCTAAACAAACACAGTCCAGGGGACTGTCCCCTAGGGAGCTACTGCTCACACAGCTCAGCCCAAAGCTCAACCACCACTGCCCGAGTCCCAACCCAGGTACCAGGGTGCAGGAGCCCCAGTGCCCAGCAAGCTGCCTGCCCGCGGTGATGGTGCAGGGAGGCAAGTACCATGTTGATGACCATGGAGGTGGAGGTGAAGTTGGGCTTCATGGTGGTGGGCTCCAGGTGTCCCGGGTGACTCGAAACTGACCGGGGACAGGACATGAGGGGGCTCCTGACCGTCCCCCAGGGCCGCCATCTTCCCCCAAGGCCTGCTGAAGGAGTGCACACCGGGGACCTGGGAAAATGAAAACCATGGCAGGATGAGGGGGTCAGAGGGATGtgctgggggtagggggtggccATCAGCCACAGGCGGAGCCTCCCTCCCTGGGTAAGGAATTCCAAGAGGCAAACTGTGGGGCCCAGAGTGCTGGAACTGTTAGTTCCACCAGGCGCACAGCACCAGCACACCTACAAGAACAGAATGTTTTCCCAACCCAAAGCCTTGCCCAGCGAGAGAAGCAGGCTGTTCTTCCAGAAAAACCTGTCACGGCTAGGGGCCGTTGGCTCTGGGGAAGACAAAAATTGAACCCTGCCTGCTGGAGCATGAACATTCCAGGTTAACTCTACAGGAGACTCTTCCAGAGAGGAAAA
The genomic region above belongs to Bos taurus isolate L1 Dominette 01449 registration number 42190680 breed Hereford chromosome 14, ARS-UCD2.0, whole genome shotgun sequence and contains:
- the GLI4 gene encoding zinc finger protein GLI4 isoform X1; translated protein: MAALGDGQEPPHVLSPVSFESPGTPGAHHHEAQLHLHLHGHQHGFPSSSPEVPSQPPQEPSDLDFQEVAEVQICRDTCWSGSESEPEQAPSSPSPHGPEDEVHQAGGVLRTLLRSLPRRPGGGDRFGQEPSLERSAGQTPRAGPRSQKRDTWLGSQGASGTEGSPGRTAELAGGLSRGSGLGTQQGGPRGGKPHRCEACGKSFKYNSLLLKHQRIHTGEKPYACHECDKRFRGWSGFIQHHRIHTGEKPYECGQCGRAFSHSSHFTQHLRVHNGEKPYECGECGQAFSQSSNLVRHQRLHTGEKPYACSQCGKAFIWSSVLIEHQRIHTGEKPYECPDCGKAFRGRSHFFRHLRTHTGEKPFACGACGKAFGQSSQLIQHQRVHYRE
- the GLI4 gene encoding zinc finger protein GLI4 isoform X2 → MAALGDGQEPPHVLSPVSFESPGTPGAHHHEAQLHLHLHGHQHGSESEPEQAPSSPSPHGPEDEVHQAGGVLRTLLRSLPRRPGGGDRFGQEPSLERSAGQTPRAGPRSQKRDTWLGSQGASGTEGSPGRTAELAGGLSRGSGLGTQQGGPRGGKPHRCEACGKSFKYNSLLLKHQRIHTGEKPYACHECDKRFRGWSGFIQHHRIHTGEKPYECGQCGRAFSHSSHFTQHLRVHNGEKPYECGECGQAFSQSSNLVRHQRLHTGEKPYACSQCGKAFIWSSVLIEHQRIHTGEKPYECPDCGKAFRGRSHFFRHLRTHTGEKPFACGACGKAFGQSSQLIQHQRVHYRE